The following coding sequences lie in one Haladaptatus sp. DJG-WS-42 genomic window:
- a CDS encoding glycosyltransferase: protein MMPRVAAFTDTYLPTVNGVTYTVKTWRERWLARGGRMDIVFPKARGYSPDQGEHAVRSLPFPFYDGFYLGTPSVPSAVSDVDIVHAHTPFSLGLGGLRLSREVDAPFITSYHTPTSEYADYLAQREFLSNGLGRIAESYERWFFGHADTVLVPSEDTKRHLTDEVGIESRVEVVPNGVDIETFRPTDGAEFRHKHGIDPDQPLVGYTGRHGFEKSLTSILDAVAGLDVTVVFGGDGPARETLEARAEDMDMDIRFLGFLDREDLPSFYAALDVFAFPSPVETQGIVALEANAAGTPVVGVNAGALEDTVIDGVTGYHFEPGDIAGFSAGIEQALENNAELSENCVNRRDQISVEAAVDQLLDVYERELAQYS, encoded by the coding sequence ATGATGCCCCGGGTCGCCGCGTTCACGGACACCTACCTACCCACGGTCAACGGGGTCACGTATACGGTCAAAACGTGGCGCGAACGCTGGCTTGCCCGCGGCGGGCGCATGGACATCGTGTTTCCCAAAGCGCGCGGCTACAGCCCCGACCAGGGCGAACATGCGGTTCGTAGCCTTCCGTTCCCCTTCTACGACGGCTTTTATCTCGGCACGCCCTCCGTACCGTCTGCCGTTTCCGACGTAGACATCGTCCACGCCCACACGCCGTTTTCACTCGGGCTTGGCGGGCTTCGGCTCTCGCGTGAGGTGGACGCACCGTTCATCACGTCGTATCACACGCCAACGAGCGAGTACGCAGACTACCTTGCCCAACGCGAATTTCTCTCGAACGGCCTTGGTCGCATCGCGGAATCTTACGAACGCTGGTTTTTCGGCCACGCAGACACCGTGCTCGTCCCGAGCGAGGACACAAAACGGCATCTGACCGACGAAGTCGGCATCGAGAGCCGGGTCGAAGTCGTCCCGAACGGCGTTGACATCGAGACGTTTCGCCCCACCGACGGTGCGGAGTTTCGACACAAACACGGCATCGACCCAGACCAGCCGCTCGTTGGCTACACCGGACGCCACGGCTTCGAGAAGTCGCTCACCTCCATTCTCGACGCGGTGGCCGGGCTGGACGTGACCGTCGTCTTCGGCGGCGACGGCCCCGCCCGCGAAACGCTCGAAGCCCGCGCCGAAGACATGGACATGGACATTCGCTTCCTCGGCTTCCTCGACCGCGAAGACCTCCCGTCGTTCTACGCCGCCCTCGACGTGTTTGCGTTCCCGAGTCCGGTGGAAACGCAGGGCATCGTCGCGCTCGAAGCGAATGCCGCCGGGACGCCCGTCGTGGGCGTAAACGCCGGAGCGCTCGAAGACACGGTCATCGATGGTGTGACCGGCTATCACTTCGAACCGGGTGACATCGCAGGCTTCAGCGCGGGGATAGAGCAAGCGCTCGAAAACAATGCAGAACTGAGCGAAAATTGCGTCAACCGCCGCGACCAGATCAGCGTCGAAGCGGCGGTTGACCAGCTGTTAGACGTGTACGAACGCGAACTGGCTCAGTACTCGTAG
- a CDS encoding glycosyltransferase family 4 protein: protein MRALNYLELESALARSGIGTATDQQRAALEQTDIEVITSPWVGGNVDRGLRSALHGGPLLESVDLVHLNTIGPVSLALARRAKSKGIPLVLHAHTTGEDFAESFRGSNLAAPVLARYLQWFYSQADLVLCPSEFTKDILESYPVTAPIRPITNGVDTEALEGHEELREEYRDKYDLSGMVVFAVGSVFERKGLTTFCELAEETEYDFAWFGTYDTGPQASATVTEWVNNPPANVTFTGWVDDIRGAYGAGDVYLFPTKNENQGIAVLEAMACGKAVVIRDIPVFSEFYTHGEDCLKCSTHAEFREALDRLAAEPELRKQLGENARQTAAEHGLDRVATELLTIYRDVTNH, encoded by the coding sequence GTGCGCGCGCTCAACTATCTTGAACTGGAATCGGCGCTAGCGCGGAGCGGGATTGGCACCGCAACCGACCAGCAACGCGCGGCTCTCGAACAGACCGACATAGAGGTCATCACCTCCCCGTGGGTGGGTGGAAACGTAGACCGCGGACTCAGGAGCGCGCTCCACGGTGGTCCGTTGCTCGAATCGGTAGACCTTGTGCACCTGAACACGATTGGCCCAGTTTCGCTCGCGCTTGCCAGACGGGCGAAATCGAAGGGCATTCCACTCGTTTTGCACGCCCACACGACGGGCGAAGACTTCGCAGAGAGCTTTCGTGGGTCGAATCTCGCCGCACCGGTTCTCGCGCGCTACCTGCAGTGGTTTTACTCCCAGGCAGACCTCGTGCTCTGCCCAAGCGAGTTCACGAAGGACATCCTCGAATCGTACCCTGTAACCGCCCCGATTCGCCCGATTACGAACGGCGTGGACACGGAGGCACTCGAAGGACACGAAGAGTTGCGCGAGGAGTATCGGGACAAATACGACCTCTCCGGAATGGTCGTTTTCGCCGTCGGGAGCGTCTTCGAGCGAAAAGGCCTCACGACGTTCTGCGAACTCGCAGAAGAGACCGAGTACGACTTCGCATGGTTCGGCACCTACGACACCGGCCCGCAGGCGAGCGCAACCGTCACCGAGTGGGTGAACAACCCGCCAGCAAACGTCACGTTCACCGGGTGGGTGGACGACATTCGCGGCGCGTACGGTGCGGGCGACGTGTATCTGTTCCCGACGAAAAACGAGAATCAGGGCATCGCCGTCCTCGAGGCGATGGCCTGTGGCAAGGCGGTCGTTATCCGCGACATTCCTGTCTTCTCTGAGTTCTACACCCACGGCGAAGACTGTCTCAAGTGTTCGACCCACGCGGAGTTCCGCGAGGCACTTGACAGACTGGCAGCAGAACCAGAACTTCGAAAACAACTCGGCGAAAACGCGAGACAGACGGCTGCCGAACACGGATTAGACCGCGTCGCAACCGAGCTTCTTACAATCTATCGTGATGTCACAAACCATTAA
- a CDS encoding ribonuclease P protein component 4 translates to MTTIAEERIARLHNLSRDAVKTGHDDRAREYVRLARRIAERHRLRLPREFKRFTCASCDTYLVPGRNARVRLQDGHVVISCECGHHARHPY, encoded by the coding sequence ATGACTACTATTGCCGAAGAGCGGATTGCGCGCTTGCACAACCTTTCGAGAGACGCCGTCAAAACCGGGCATGATGACCGGGCACGCGAGTACGTGAGACTGGCCAGACGTATCGCAGAGCGACACCGGTTGCGCCTCCCGCGGGAGTTCAAACGATTTACGTGTGCCTCGTGCGACACATACCTCGTCCCCGGCCGCAACGCGCGTGTGCGATTACAAGATGGACACGTCGTCATCTCGTGTGAGTGTGGCCACCACGCACGCCACCCATACTAA
- a CDS encoding YhbY family RNA-binding protein, translating to MVNQDLRKEAHDVEVTVWVGKSGHGAVLEELKTQLQDRKLVKVKFLRASRGGTSVEEMAEELAENAGAEVVDTRGNTAVFH from the coding sequence ATGGTAAATCAAGACTTGCGGAAAGAAGCCCACGATGTCGAAGTCACCGTCTGGGTCGGCAAGAGCGGCCACGGTGCTGTCCTCGAAGAGCTGAAAACCCAGCTCCAAGACCGAAAGCTGGTGAAAGTCAAGTTCCTTCGCGCGTCGCGGGGCGGAACATCGGTCGAAGAGATGGCCGAAGAACTCGCGGAAAACGCCGGTGCAGAGGTCGTTGATACGCGGGGCAACACGGCGGTTTTCCACTAA
- a CDS encoding mechanosensitive ion channel family protein, with product MVSTLPIFEQLLGETYGLIATQFVLFVGAFIAVFLLGKIIVTPLFDRVVRSRGLDEHARQPLRRLVSVIVLFTAISVAFGAAGFGSFLTSLATIAAAATLAIGFAMQDVIKNFVAGIFIYTDKPFRVGDWIEWDSYSGIVEDISLRVSRVRTFDNELLTVPNSTLTDGVIKNPVAKNKLRLKFVFGIGYDDDIDAATKIIVEEAEKHEGIMNEPAPTVRLTELADSYVGLQSRIWIDNPSRADFVKTRGEYITNVKNRFDEADIEIPYPQRDLSGAVVLQNGSDFGAVEQ from the coding sequence ATGGTTAGCACACTTCCGATTTTCGAGCAGCTTCTTGGCGAGACGTACGGCCTCATCGCGACGCAGTTCGTGCTGTTCGTCGGCGCGTTCATCGCGGTGTTCCTGCTCGGAAAAATCATCGTCACCCCACTTTTCGACCGCGTGGTTCGCTCGCGGGGCTTAGACGAACACGCTCGCCAGCCGCTTCGTCGCCTCGTCTCGGTCATCGTCCTCTTTACGGCCATCTCCGTTGCCTTCGGCGCGGCTGGCTTCGGCAGCTTCCTCACCTCGTTGGCCACCATCGCGGCGGCCGCCACGCTCGCCATCGGCTTTGCGATGCAAGACGTCATCAAGAACTTCGTCGCGGGCATCTTCATCTACACGGACAAGCCGTTTCGCGTCGGTGACTGGATTGAGTGGGACAGCTACTCGGGAATCGTCGAAGACATCAGCTTGCGGGTCAGCCGCGTGCGCACGTTCGACAACGAACTGCTCACCGTTCCGAACTCGACGCTCACCGACGGCGTCATCAAGAACCCCGTCGCAAAGAACAAGCTTCGCCTGAAATTCGTCTTCGGCATCGGCTACGACGACGACATCGACGCGGCGACGAAAATCATCGTCGAGGAAGCCGAAAAACATGAGGGCATCATGAACGAACCAGCGCCGACGGTTCGCCTCACGGAACTCGCAGACTCGTACGTTGGCCTCCAGTCGCGCATCTGGATCGACAACCCGAGTCGCGCAGACTTCGTCAAGACGCGTGGTGAGTACATCACGAACGTGAAAAATCGGTTCGACGAAGCGGACATCGAGATTCCGTACCCACAGCGCGACCTCTCTGGGGCTGTGGTTCTCCAGAACGGGTCTGACTTCGGCGCGGTCGAACAGTAG